A genomic window from Colletotrichum destructivum chromosome 7, complete sequence includes:
- a CDS encoding Putative Zinc finger, RING-type gives MESHNTRGGHLDATAGREVVYCHACSHEWWQDEHGLQCPRCDSEITEIVSPENDPREIEDGPPLHDSPSRRGRYDDDSDPEEADIEEHLHRGPGGFVVHRTIWDNSQRPSQSPNPNTRQPPDANDGDQIIRRFIDMVNDFGLGMPPRPPDETRPPGFAGGGLFGGPANVRTYHRAGPGGTTSFTIATGPIHIQQGGVRSPVGPGSDPFQSYVRLNSPRGQSPSGSRITMVSIRTSANQAPSIFSSVLAGAGPPQPGGTSGQGQDQDQGAPGGAPTLLQEILSMLNPANASHGDAVYTQEALDRIISQLMEQNPQNNAAPPATEDALRKLERKKVDKEMLGPDGKTECTICIDGFSEGDDATVLPCKHWFHDQCVVMWLKEHNTCPICRTPIEKPSSGNANNVNASGPNTIPNANASQRAPTEATGSSESSHHPFDWGDAPPGMPGHWGATAFSPRPPYYQQTPPVPDASTRPQRSPMTNWDVPFPVYGSSSTGRDEAFNTDLPSRPREAGRTPSFPSRRDSHSPPSIRRHQSDSSRARQRSPSSGNWDRDRDNNQDTGSNHGPLNWLRHQFSRGPGSGDNTRERRRP, from the exons ATGGAGTCCCACAACACCAGAGGTGGACACCTGGATGCAACGGCTGGCCGGGAGGTGGTATACTGCCATGCCTGCTCGCACGAGTGGTGGCAAGATGAGCACGGCCTGCAGTGTCCTCGCTGCGACAGCGAAATCACAGAGATC GTCTCTCCAGAGAACGACCCTAGAGAGATTGAAGACGGTCCTCCGCTCCATGATTCCCCAAGTCGCAGAGGGAGATATGACGACGACTCCGATCCCGAGGAGGCCGATATAGAGGAGCACTTGCACCGCGGCCCTGGCGGTTTCGTCGTTCACCGGACCATATGGGACAACTCTCAGCGGCCCAGTCAGAGCCCCAACCCGAACACACGCCAGCCTCCGGACGCGAATGATGGCGACCAAATCATTCGCCGCTTCATCGACATGGTCAACGACTTTGGCTTGGGCATGCCCCCGCGACCGCCCGATGAAACCCGCCCCCCTGGCTTCGCTGGCGGCGGTCTCTTTGGCGGCCCGGCCAATGTACGCACCTATCACAGAGCTGGTCCGGGAGGCACCACAAGCTTCACGATCGCTACCGGGCCCATCCACATCCAACAAGGAGGTGTCCGCTCCCCCGTTGGGCCCGGAAGCGATCCCTTCCAGTCGTACGTCCGCCTCAACAGCCCTCGTGGCCAGTCGCCTTCTGGATCTCGAATCACGATGGTCTCCATCAGAACGAGTGCTAACCAGGCTCCCAGTATCTTCAGCAGCGTGCTTGCCGGAGCAGGACCTCCCCAGCCCGGAGGGACGTCTGGCCAAGGTCAAGATCAGGATCAGGGGGCGCCTGGCGGAGCGCCCACGCTCCTCCAGGAGATCCTTAGCATGCTCAACCCGGCCAATGCCTCTCATGGTGATGCCGTGTACACTCAAGAGGCCTTGGACCGCATCATCTCGCAGTTGATGGAGCAAAACCCGCAGAACAATGCTGCACCCCCGGCGACTGAAGACGCTCTTCGCAAGTTGGAGCGCAAGAAGGTGGACAAGGAGATGTTGGGTCCTGATGGCAAGACCGAGTGTACCATCTGCATCGACGGGTTTAGTGAGGGCGATGACGCCACGGTGTTGCCCTGCAAGCACTGGTTCCATGACCAGTGCGTTGTAATGTGGTTGAAGGAGCACAACACCTGTCCGATATGCCGCACCCCTATCGAAAAGCCCAGCAGCGGCAACGCCAATAATGTTAACGCGAGCGGACCGAACACGATCCCGAACGCTAATGCTTCTCAGCGTGCACCCACCGAGGCGACTGGCTCATCAGAAAGCTCACACCACCCCTTCGACTGGGGTGATGCGCCGCCTGGAATGCCCGGTCATTGGGGAGCTACAGCTTTCTCTCCCCGACCGCCCTATTACCAGCAAACCCCTCCGGTCCCCGATGCCTCCACCCGACCCCAGAGATCGCCCATGACCAACTGGGACGTGCCCTTCCCTGTTTATGGAAGTTCTAGCACAGGCCGGGACGAGGCTTTCAATACTGACCTGCCTTCGCGTCCCCGAGAAGCAGGCCGGACGCCCAGCTTCCCGTCTCGACGGGACTCTCATTCGCCCCCAAGCATTCGCCGGCATCAGTCTGATTCATCCCGAGCTAGGCAGCGGAGCCCGTCGTCAGGTAACTGGGACCGCGATCGCGATAATAACCAGGACACTGGTTCAAACCATGGTCCGCTGAACTGGCTGAGACACCAGTTCTCCCGAGGACCTGGCTCCGGGGACAACACACGAGAGCGACGGAGACCATAA
- a CDS encoding Putative mitochondria fission 1 protein: MVDLPYALDAETPLKASELQVLRAQYEKEGDMVGVQTKFNYAWGLVKSDSRNDQQLGVRLLSEIFRVSPERRRECLYYLALGNYKLGNYAEARRYNDLLLDKEPANLQASNLRQLVDDKVAKEGLMGVAIISGVAVAAGVVGAFLMRNVKRR; this comes from the exons ATGGTCGATCTGCCTT acgccctcgacgcggAAAC GCCCCTCAAGGCATCTGAGCTCCAGGTCCTCCGCGCCCAGTATGAAAAGGAAGGCGACATGGTCGGTGTCCAGACAAAGTTCAACTACGCATGG GGCCTCGTCAAGTCCGACTCCCGCAACGACCAGCAGCTCGGCGTCCGCCTGCTCTCCGAGATCTTCCGCGTCTCTCccgagcgccgccgcgagtGCCTCTActacctcgccctcggcaacTACAAGCTCGGCAACTACGCCGAGGCCCGCCGCTACaacgacctcctcctcgacaaggagcCCGCTAACCTGCAGGCCTCGAACCTGcgccagctcgtcgacgacaaggtcgccaaggagggccTTATGGGAgtcgccatcatcagcggcgtagccgtcgccgccggcgtcgtcggcgccttcCTCATGAGGAACGTCAAGAGGAGATAA
- a CDS encoding uncharacterized protein (Putative kinetochore-Ndc80 subunit Spc24, spc24, Fungi, globular domain superfamily), with protein sequence MLLAEEPATLIRHTIDNFNIHPDKQAVARINESLATLQQARELRLREAENALKKLSRQLNTMASQHAELTSQHSSTAHASEIARLDTTKFRTAKAASDAEMEAERLAQQAADLNARLQELEIQGLDGSADDQARRRDPVDDEVLLRLKVYRSLGIEIERDGRDGGGGEFTRAVVRNDRKGDVHVVNMDKKFSKFFYANYFWQTL encoded by the exons ATGCTTCTAGCAGAGGAGCCCGCGACG CTCATCCGCCACACCATCGACAACTTCAACATCCATCCCGACAAGCAAGCCGTCGCGCGCATCAATGAATCCCTTGCGACCCTCCAGCAGGCCCGCGAGCTGCGCCTGCGCGAGGCCGAAAATGCCCTCAAGA AGCTTTCCCGCCAGCTAAACACAATGGCCTCCCAGCACGCCGAGCTCACGTCGCAGCACTCGTCGACCGCGCACGCCTCGGAGATCGCTCGCCTCGACACGACAAAGTTCCGGACCGCGAAGGCCGCCTCAgacgccgagatggaggccgaGCGCCTCGCCCAGCAGGCTGCCGACCTCAACGCGCGCctccaggagctcgagatcCAGGGGCTTGACGgctccgccgacgaccaggcccgccgccgcgaccccgtcgacgacgaggtgctgCTGCGCCTCAAGGTCTACCGCAGCCTCGGCATCGAGATCGAGCGCGACGGtcgggacggcggcggcggcgagttcacccgcgccgtcgtccgcaACGACCGCAAGGGCGACGTGCACGTCGTCAACATGGACAAGAAGTTTTCAAAGTTCTTTTACGCAAACTACTTTTGGCAGACGCTGTAG
- a CDS encoding Putative 3'-5' ssDNA/RNA exonuclease TatD, metal-dependent hydrolase, producing the protein MCGQHEDGDANSSTAVISPSPSSTPFPWESGIYDAHCHPTDTMSTVDRIPAMRAAALTVMATRSQDQALVAEVAASHGVRSKYEMSQGHLIPSFGWHPWFSYQLFDDTVPEAERTYPEGQPDAKTRHYHAVLAPAPEDPDFLDALPTPRSLSSFLADTRRRLQDHPLALVGEVGLDKAFRLPEGRTDADESSRDRTLTPGGREGRRLAPQHVKMPHQVAVLKAQLALAGELGRPVSVHGVQAHGLLHDTLSSLWKGHEKEVVSRKKKRLVAEGAEDFDSDDEPEEDNFGRKNVPPKPYPPRICLHSYSGSAEMLKQYTNPAIPARVFFSFSSAINLGTKAGADKIVEVLQACPDDSLLVESDLHIAGEEMDARLEEMYRKACEVKGWGLQEGVERIGRNYRNFIFG; encoded by the coding sequence ATGTGTGGCCAGCATGAAGACGGGGACGCGAACTCCTCCACTGCCGTcatctcgccctcgccctcatcgacTCCCTTCCCCTGGGAATCCGGCATCTACGATGCTCATTGCCACCCCACGGATACCATGTCGACCGTTGACCGCATCCCCGCCATGCGCGCCGCTGCTCTAACTGTCATGGCCACCCGGAGCCAAGACCAGGCTCTTGTCGCTGAGGTTGCTGCGTCCCACGGCGTTCGCTCAAAGTACGAGATGTCTCAGGGTCATCTGATCCCCTCCTTTGGCTGGCATCCGTGGTTCTCCTACCAGCTATTCGACGACACCGTGCCCGAGGCTGAGAGGACCTACCCCGAGGGCCAGCCCGACGCGAAGACGCGCCATTACCACGCCGTCCTAGCCCCCGCCCCAGAGGACCCCGACTTTCTCGACGCCTTGCCCACCCCGCGTTCTTTGTCATCCTTTTTGGCCGAtacgcgccgccgcctccaagaCCATCCCCTTGCTCTAGTCGGTGAGGTTGGTCTCGACAAGGCCTTTCGCCTGCCCGAAGGAAGGACCGACGCTGATGAGTCCTCGCGTGACCGGACCCTGACCCCGGGCGGTCGTGAGGGGCGTCGTCTGGCGCCTCAGCATGTCAAGATGCCCCACCAGGTTGCCGTGCTGAAAGCCCAGCTGGCGCTTGCGGGTGAGCTCGGCCGCCCTGTGAGCGTCCATGGCGTCCAGGCCCATGGCCTTCTCCACGATACCCTCTCCTCACTGTGGAAGGGTCACGAGAAGGAGGTCGTCAGCAGGAAAAAGAAGCGCCTCGTTGCCGAGGGAGCCGAGGATTTTGATTCTGACgatgagcccgaggaggaTAACTTTGGCCGAAAAAACgtgccgccgaagccgtATCCCCCACGAATATGCTTACACTCGTACTCTGGGTCCGCCGAGATGTTGAAGCAGTACACTAACCCGGCCATCCCGGCCCGTGtattcttctccttctcttccgcTATTAACTTAGGGACCAAGGCAGGAGCTGACAAAatcgtcgaggtcctccagGCATGTCCCGACGACAGCCTTCTGGTGGAAAGCGACTTACATATCGCCGGCGAGGAAATGGATGCCAGACTGGAAGAGATGTACCGCAAGGCCTGCGAGGTCAAGGGATGGGGCCTTCAGGAAGGCGTCGAGCGTATAGGGAGGAACTACCGGAACTTCATATTTGGCTGA
- a CDS encoding uncharacterized protein (Putative zn(2)Cys(6) fungal-type DNA-binding domain, transcription factor domain, fungi), translating to MVPQPHSRQQQQQQQQQPYTPNSASTIYASPASENGRLPPNGASHPSTATKAGTTVVPKTEPSPASSLTPGYPPSSGFKRAESVDAANSASPDDANPDEPSKKKQRRNKPTLSCAECVERKTKCDRGRPHCLACIKRQTECKYAVVANILDETSRSITNGRRMTKPPKKKPSDLSTIPNIADRGLIEGRGFTSRGSVGSIAFSSSTGLLSNVPYSLPTASNVFGIGSEHPFANYWTCEGGLPEVISVLPDKIQADILLAQYFECVDPVYPMIHRQTFYADYEHFWSLSPDEKNRVDAAFIGLIFVMLALGTQFVTSTSPKDGKQTAEFYASASNQALRMFSYLSAASLRSIQAMVLLTYFLINDNHASDGWAFAGILIRQAYAMGLHRDPNIVTPEASIFEKQQRRKLWQAVLLQDTFLTVLLSLPPSATHTDVSVEDLLDDGSAIASSDPTDIAYIRGSWTLANLVQETICSARSLDLPICSTPRHKSKLLSDFRAVYRSFPDIFRSWDSESLTALARTNKRVVRQTLFLTSNYHHNIMLVHASESPDTPVNMRGTLEAAHEAITSFFLLFNIFELEARVWWVFNHRAFLEALCIGSVLREAAREPSTADMAERDPLFVRGRADIARMIQIMELMGEGEQGSDVARARVQVLKDLL from the exons ATGGTACCTCAACCCCATTctcggcaacagcagcagcagcagcagcagcaaccatACACGCcgaactcggcctcgaccatctacgcgtcgcccgcctcggaAAACGGACGCCTGCCACCAAATGGAGCCTCTCAcccatcgacggcgacgaaaGCAGGAACAACAGTCGTACCAAAGACCGAGCCATCACCTGCATCATCCTTGACCCCCGGTTACCCCCCCTCCAGCGGCTTCAAGAGGGCCGAGAgtgtcgacgccgccaactcGGCCAGCCCCGATGATGCGAACCCCGACGAGCcttccaagaagaagcagaggcGCAACAAGCCCACCTTGTCCTGCGCCGAGTGCGTCGAGCGCAAGACAAAG TGTGATCGCGGCAGGCCCCATTGCCTAGCATGTATCAAGCGGCAGACGGAATGCAAATATGCAGTCGTCGCCAACATCCTTGA CGAAACATCACGTTCCATCACCAATGGCCGTCGCATGACCAAGCCCCCAAAGAAGAAGCCCTCGGATCTCTCCACCATTCCCAATATCGCCGACAGGGGCCTCATCGAAGGCCGCGGCTTCACATCCCGCGGCTCAGTCGGCTCCATCgccttttcctcctccaccgGCCTGCTCTCCAACGTGCCCTACTCGCTGCCCACTGCCAGCAACGTCTTTGGCATCGGTTCCGAGCACCCCTTTGCCAACTACTGGACCTGCGAGGGCGGCCTGCCCGAGGTCATATCCGTCCTGCCCGACAAGATCCAGGCCGACATCCTGCTGGCCCAGTACTTCGAGTGCGTCGACCCTGTCTACCCCATGATCCACCGCCAGACCTTTTACGCCGACTACGAGCACTTTTGGAGTTTGAGCCCCGACGAGAAGAACCGTGTCGATGCCGCCTTCATCGGtctcatcttcgtcatgcTGGCCTTGGGCACCCAGTTTGTGACGTCGACCTCCcccaaggacggcaagcAGACGGCCGAATTCTACGCCTCGGCAAGTAACCAAGCGCTGCGCATGTTTTCCTATCTGAGCGCTGCTTCATTACGCTCCATCCAAGCCATGGTGTT GCTGACCTACTTTCTTATCAACGACAACCACGCCTCAGACGGGTGGGCCTTCGCGGGTATCCTGATACGCCAGGCATACGCAATGGGCCTGCATCGCGACCCCAATATCG TGACCCCTGAAGCCAGCATCTTCGAGAAACAGCAGCGTCGCAAACTATGGCAAGCGGTGCTCCTCCAGGACACCTTCCTCACAGTTCTCctctcgctgccgccgtcagcaACGCACACGGACGTGTCggtcgaggacctcctcgacgacggatcGGCCATCGCCTCGAGCGACCCGACCGACATCGCCTACATCCGCGGGTCCTGGACGCTGGCGAACCTGGTGCAAGAGACGATCTGCTCCGCGCGGTCTCTGGACCTGCCCatctgctcgacgccgcggcaCAAGTCCAAGCTCCTCTCGGACTTCCGCGCCGTGTACCGCTCGTTCCCGGACATCTTCCGGTCGTGGGACTCAGAGAGCCTCACGGCGCTGGCGCGGACCAACAAGCGCGTCGTGCGGCAGACGCTGTTCCTGACGAGCAACTACCACCACAACATCATGCTCGTGCACGCGTCCGAGAGTCCCGACACGCCCGTCAACATGCGGGGCACGCTTGAGGCGGCACACGAGGCCATCACGTCCTTCTTTCTGCTATTCAACATATTTGAGCTCGAGGCGCGCGTGTGGTGGGTCTTCAACCACCGGGCGTTCCTCGAGGCGCTCTGCATTGGCAGCGTGCTCcgcgaggcggcgagggagccgtcgacggccgacatggccgagaGGGATCCGTTGTTTGTGCGGGGGAGAGCGGATATCG CGCGCATGATCCAGATCATGGAGTTgatgggcgagggcgagcagggGTCCGATGTAGCGCGGGCACGGGTGCAGGTGTTGAAGGACCTCCTCTGA
- a CDS encoding Putative FMN-binding split barrel, with amino-acid sequence MSAVRNLTSRRISQLSHHLATSSPRAMSSAPGSASPGPAPWRAAFLENVTAMASPEFSLATLHSAPSTAAAGAGAGAVPRLRTVIFRGLWASLPVNPKNTADLNPPAYESDLLTLTTDARMAKVPDLIGGSSASPSGSGGPVEACFWTDAKVQWRVRGEAYVLGPDVEREASAAVRETLLARMRRVPDKTADDGWSFAREVTAHFGNLSPMMRGTFRNPEPGTPRGANPPGDQLKLGQKVEDLHDEVARANFRVVVIVPTEVDQTDLSNSEDPRRWLYRFVGAAADGEPADGAERSNGWEKVELWP; translated from the coding sequence ATGAGTGCCGTGCGAAACCTCACGAGCCGCCGCATAAGCCAGCTATCCCACCACCTCGCGACCTCCTCACCTCGCGCCATGTCCTCAGCACCGGGATCGGCCTCCCCCGGCCCAGCGCCGTGGCGCGCCGCCTTCCTTGAGAACGTCACCGCCATGGCCTCCCCCGAGTTCAGCCTCGCGACGCTGCACTCCGCcccctcgaccgccgccgccggggctgGTGCCGGGGCCGTCCCGCGCCTGCGCACTGTCATCTTTCGCGGCCTCTGGGCCTCGCTGCCCGTCAACCCCAAGAACACGGCCGACCTCAACCCGCCCGCGTACGAGTCCGACCTGCTCACCCTCACCACCGATGCCCGCATGGCCAAGGTCCCAGACCTGATCGGcggctcctccgcctcccccagcggcagcggcgggccCGTCGAAGCGTGCTTCTGGACCGACGCGAAGGTGCAGTGGCGCGTACGCGGCGAAGCCTACGTTCTCGGCCCGGACGTCGAGCGCGaggcctccgccgccgtgcgcGAGACGCTGCTCGCGCGCATGCGCCGCGTCCCggacaagacggccgacgacggctggAGCTTCGCGCGCGAGGTCACGGCGCACTTCGGCAACCTCAGCCCCATGATGCGCGGCACGTTCCGGAACCCCGAGCCCGGAACGCCGCGCGGCGCGAACCCGCCCGGCGACCAGCTGAAGCTGGGGCAGAAGGTCGAGGACCTCCACGACGAGGTGGCGCGGGCCAActtccgcgtcgtcgtcatcgtcccgACCGAGGTGGACCAGACCGACCTGAGCAACTCCGAGGACCCACGGCGGTGGCTGTACCGGttcgtcggcgcggcggccgatGGCGAGCCGGCCGATGGTGCGGAGCGGTCCAACGGCTGGGAGAAGGTCGAGCTATGGCCgtag
- a CDS encoding Putative hexokinase, ATPase, nucleotide binding domain-containing protein: MDPGSALQRFLQPLQVDSQKIHTLSRLFHANFKLLALDAQDQFLPTPISESILRPVSQRGHGRHLAIDIGGTNLRVGFVELQGKDETTSGVACPTAATPQTNGTSSPVPALRLTEKAWPIDDRLKADSEGDPQLLFDWIGARIASVVHSACEEWQLPPHEELPLGITFSFPMIQHSISDATVMTMGKGFNIGGDAELGPLLLKGYEKSRLVDRDDGTRRLPPIRIAAISNDSVSTLIAFIYLFNESSSRKATMGLIVGTGCNATIPLPLTALGSNKWPANVSTLPGESARHARIAVNTEWSIRGTAPPLHELNLITSWDAALDAALVGPNEIAGFQPLEYMTAGRYLGELGRLVLVDYLKTELHLDESSLPKSLLVRYGLTTTFLSHFKPADPSDPSNLLAELEKEFPADDGAPFQWTLQTAVALYHMAKAIEIRAAGIVAAATIALLKLAGDIPEQVPADDTTPVKELGVGYTGGCISHFQDYLADTQDFLDRIVKLDNKDQPPPVRIVLSPCHDGGIKGAGILAAATGVSLIQET; encoded by the exons ATGGATCCCGGTTCTGCCCTACAGCGGTTCCTGCAGCCGCTCCAGGTCGATAGCCAGAAGATTCACACACTATCCCGCCTCTTCCACGCCAACTTCAAGCTTCTCGCTCTCGACGCCCAAGACCAATTCTTGCCGACGCCCATCTCCGAGTCCATTTTGAGACCCGTCAGCCAGCGCGGCCATGGAAG GCATCTGGCCATCGACAT CGGTGGCACAAACCTGAGAGTTGGCTTCGTTGAGCTTCAAGGCAAAGACGAGACAACTTCTGGTGTTGCATGTCCCACTGCAGCCACTCCTCAAACTAACGGCACCTCGTCGCCTGTGCCCGCCCTCCGCCTCACCGAGAAGGCATGGCCCATAGACGACCGCCTCAAGGCCGACAGCGAGGGCGACCCCCAGCTCCTCTTCGACTGGATCGGTGCCCGTATCGCCTCGGTCGTCCACTCCGCCTGCGAAGAATGGCAACTCCCACCCCACGAGGAGCTGCCTCTTGGCATCACCTTCAGTTTCCCCATGATTCAGCACTCCATCTCCGACGCCACCGTCATGACCATGGGTAAGGGCTTCaacatcggcggcgacgccgagctgggcCCTTTGCTGCTTAAAGGTTACGAGAAGTCCCGTCTCGTCGACCGTGATGACGGCACCCGTCGGCTCCCTCCCATCCGCATCGCAGCCATATCCAACGACTCCGTTTCGACCctcatcgccttcatctACCTCTTCAACGAGTCCAGTTCCAGGAAGGCCACAATGggcctcatcgtcggcaccgGCTGCAACGCCaccatccccctcccgctcaccgccctcggctcCAACAAGTGGCCCGCCAACGTGAGCACCCTGCCGGGCGAGTCCGCCCGTCACGCCCGCATCGCCGTCAACACAGAGTGGAGCATCCGCGGCACCGCCCCTCCCCTGCACGAGCTAAACCTCATTACCTCGTGGGATGCCGCTCTTGATGCCGCCCTCGTAGGTCCCAACGAGATTGCCGGGTTCCAGCCGCTCGAGTACATGACCGCCGGCCGCtacctcggcgagctcggtCGTCTCGTACTCGTGGACTACCTGAAGACCGAGCTCCATCTTGACGAATCATCCTTACCGAAAAGTCTGCTCGTGAGGTACGGCCTGACAACCACGTTCCTGAGCCACTTCAAGCCCGCCGATCCGTCAGATCCCTCAAACctgctcgccgagctggaaAAGGAGTTCCCGGCGGACGACGGAGCCCCCTTCCAGTGGACCCTCCagaccgccgtcgccctctaCCACATGGCGAAGGCCATTGAGATCCGTGCTGCGGGTATCGTCGCagccgccaccatcgccctTCTCAAGCTAGCGGGTGACATCCCCGAGCAGGTCCCGGCGGACGACACAACGCCCGTCAAGGAGCTGGGCGTTGGCTATACCGGGGGCTGCATCTCGCACTTCCAGGACTACCTCGCCGACACCCAAGACTTCCTGGACAGGATTGTGAAACTCGACAACAAAgaccagccgccgccggtgcggATTGTGTTGAGCCCCTGCCACGACGGCGGGATCAAgggcgccggcatcctcgCGGCCGCAACGGGAGTGAGCCTCATACAGGAGACGTAG